In the genome of Fusarium fujikuroi IMI 58289 draft genome, chromosome FFUJ_chr02, one region contains:
- a CDS encoding related to GTP-binding protein OBG: MSSTLLPFLYPSIFLSRHTLASTAALQRRRYNSTINDLPESRLNPAPDDYASPSFSDKAFLTLYAGRGGNGCISFLREAYLAEGPPNGGDGGHGGNVYIQAAHGETSLHKLARKRFVRAGRGKHGQGSAKSGTRGEDIIITVPVGTVVRETERENPVLDEEMDMRLWHAQQKQKRKEERMAALERKQRQEENEEGYEEEEEEEQVEEENEDGDQDPERRKWLLYPGLSKTDIKQTVFPRLPKRTRLLKQPPPTIHLDLSRPTPKPILLATGGIGGLGNPHFTSRAHPRPMFATKGEEAVTMKIELELKLLADVGLVGLPNAGKSTLLRAITNSRTRVGNWAFTTLQPNIGTVVLDKYSGRPVIKSFRRYPAQLGLPEAVDTEPRTRFTIADIPGLIEGAHLDRGLGIAFLRHVERAGVLAFVIDLSAGNAVKALESLWREVGLYAQMRDEEEADRAIESHIDWDVTSDMDGPMNLSPGMANDEEDFSSRPGLQIAGKPWFVVATKADLPETQENFKELKQYLDSVTKGEKPHPSGVADAWTKDCAVIPVSAINGQGVDRIVHWTVGLLDE, encoded by the coding sequence ATGTCTTCGACCCTCCTACCATTCCTCTACCCTTCGATATTCCTGTCAAGACACACTCTCGCCAGCACAGCAGCTCTCCAACGACGTCGCTACAACTCCACCATAAACGACCTCCCAGAGTCCCGACTAAACCCTGCTCCGGATGACTATGCGTCTCCCAGTTTCTCGGACAAAGCCTTTTTAACTCTCTATGCTGGTAGAGGTGGAAACGGCTGTATTTCTTTTTTGCGAGAAGCATACCTTGCTGAGGGCCCCCCCAATGGTGGCGATGGTGGTCACGGCGGCAATGTCTACATTCAAGCAGCGCATGGCGAAACCTCACTGCACAAGTTGGCGCGCAAGCGATTCGTTCGAGCCGGCCGAGGCAAGCATGGACAGGGAAGCGCAAAGAGTGGAACACGAGGAGAGGATATCATTATAACTGTGCCTGTGGGAACAGTGGTCCGTGAAACAGAGCGTGAGAATCCGGTGCTCGACGAAGAGATGGATATGCGCTTGTGGCACGCTcagcagaaacaaaagagaaaggaggaACGTATGGCTGCTCTAGAGCGGAAGCAGAGGCAAGAAGAGAACGAAGAGGGTtacgaagaagaggaggaggaggaacaggtcgaagaggagaatgagGACGGTGATCAGGATCCTGAGCGTCGCAAGTGGCTTTTATATCCCGGACTGTCTAAGACTGACATCAAACAAACCGTCTTTCCTCGATTGCCTAAACGAACTCGACTTCTGAAACAACCGCCTCCCACCATCCATCTTGACTTATCTCGCCCTACCCCAAAGCCAATCCTTCTTGCAACTGGAGGTATCGGTGGCTTGGGAAACCCCCACTTCACATCTAGGGCGCATCCTCGGCCCATGTTTGCTACTAAAGGCGAAGAGGCTGTTACCATGAagattgagcttgagctcaagctccttgcTGACGTAGGCCTCGTCGGCCTTCCCAATGCTGGAAAAAGTACCCTCCTGCGTGCCATCACAAACAGCCGTACCAGAGTGGGCAACTGGGCCTTTACAACGCTGCAGCCCAATATCGGCACGGTTGTTCTTGATAAGTATTCTGGTCGGCCAGTAATCAAGAGTTTCCGCCGATATCCTGCTCAACTGGGTCTGCCCGAAGCAGTCGACACTGAACCACGCACCCGATTCACGATTGCTGACATTCCCGGTTTGATCGAAGGTGCGCATCTTGACCGTGGTCTAGGGATTGCTTTTCTGCGCCATGTCGAACGTGCTGGTGTACTCGCTTTCGTCATTGATCTGTCTGCTGGTAATGCAGTCAAGGCTTTGGAATCACTGTGGCGTGAGGTTGGATTATACGCACAAATgcgtgatgaagaagaggccgatCGCGCAATCGAGTCACACATTGACTGGGATGTCACGTCGGATATGGACGGTCCTATGAATCTGTCCCCAGGTATGGCgaacgatgaagaagatttcAGTTCAAGGCCAGGACTACAAATTGCTGGAAAGCCGTGGTTTGTCGTTGCAACCAAGGCTGACTTGCCAGAGACACAAGAAAACTTCAAGGAATTAAAACAATACCTTGATAGTGTCACAAAAGGCGAAAAACCGCATCCAAGCGGAGTAGCGGATGCTTGGACAAAAGACTGTGCTGTTATCCCGGTGAGCGCAATTAATGGCCAGGGCGTAGATAGAATTGTACACTGGACTGTGGGATTACTAGACGAGTAG